A stretch of the Luteolibacter arcticus genome encodes the following:
- a CDS encoding HAD-IIA family hydrolase: MATVGFLLDMDGVIYRGSRLIPGASDFITRLRNHGIPFRFLTNNSQRARRDVALKLHRLGIEASEDEVFTCAMATARFLASQKPNGTAYVIGEHGLAAALHRNGLTVVDDDPDFVVVGEGRTMTFEMIERGVRLVEKGARLIATNPDPNCPTDQGTRPGCGAIVAMIERATGVVAFSVGKPSPVMMRAARKEMGLRTDEVIMVGDTMETDILGAVQMGYRSVLVLSGGTRRQDLKKFAYEPDLIVDHIGMIPDSYIFANMEPALAP, translated from the coding sequence ATGGCAACCGTTGGCTTCTTACTCGATATGGATGGCGTCATCTACCGGGGCTCCCGGCTGATTCCCGGCGCGTCCGATTTCATCACACGCCTGCGGAATCATGGGATTCCCTTTCGCTTCCTCACCAACAATTCGCAGCGCGCCCGCCGGGACGTCGCGCTGAAACTCCATCGCCTCGGCATCGAGGCGAGCGAAGACGAGGTCTTCACCTGCGCGATGGCGACCGCCCGTTTCCTGGCTTCCCAGAAGCCGAACGGCACCGCCTACGTCATCGGCGAACACGGCCTCGCCGCGGCGCTGCATCGCAATGGCCTGACTGTCGTCGATGACGATCCGGATTTCGTGGTCGTCGGCGAGGGCCGCACCATGACCTTCGAGATGATCGAGCGCGGCGTGCGGTTGGTGGAAAAGGGCGCCCGCCTGATCGCCACCAATCCCGACCCGAATTGCCCCACCGATCAAGGCACCCGCCCCGGCTGCGGCGCGATCGTTGCGATGATCGAGCGCGCCACCGGCGTGGTCGCATTCTCCGTCGGCAAGCCGAGCCCGGTGATGATGCGCGCCGCCCGCAAGGAAATGGGCCTGCGCACCGACGAGGTCATCATGGTCGGTGACACCATGGAAACCGACATTCTCGGCGCCGTGCAAATGGGCTACCGTAGCGTGCTCGTCCTCAGTGGCGGCACCCGCCGGCAGGACCTGAAGAAGTTCGCCTATGAGCCGGATTTGATCGTCGACCACATTGGCATGATCCCGGACTCATACATTTTCGCAAATATGGAGCCAGCGTTGGCACCGTGA
- a CDS encoding nucleotidyltransferase domain-containing protein yields MEAAIQALLDRIERQHGVTIPYACESGSRAWGFASPDSDYDIRFIFVRPEKSYLSVLDGNESIDLPLEGELDAGGWDVRKAVRLLGKSNGALVEWLHSPVVYLCEPGFRERWQTTARAVFSPRASRDHYHGLAKQMVLGKLEGEQVRAKDYLYALRSILCARWIADGNGIPPVAFAELVPSAPPEIQALIPGLLEHKARTAESERMPRVPALDDFLAASLAEQVEIPAIPLQPEPLDALLRAEIRRPSQILKPADFTLDRVRQHDLLLLDTVAGSQAYGTAIAGSDEDRRGVFAAPRSFLFGLDAIEQVADERSDQVYYELGHFVALLLKNNPNALELLAMPDDCIRHRHPLFEWLKPEIFLSKLCAKTFGEYAMGQIRKARGLNKKIVNPEPEQRRAMLDFCHVPEGQGSTQVIEWLAARGISPRECGVTAVQHAASMFAIYHDRSSSELRGLVSPKDPDTLIFSSVPREAVPIGWMHFNRDAFQAHCKAHREYWEWVGQRNEERYATNASHGRGYDSKNLMHTLRLLDMVGEIATEGELRVRRPNRDYLLRVRSGEFAYEDLVAKAEEQLANVQVAFEKSPLPDQPDRDQVNALLVEIREAFQA; encoded by the coding sequence ATGGAAGCCGCCATCCAAGCACTGCTCGACCGCATCGAACGCCAGCATGGCGTGACGATTCCCTACGCCTGCGAATCCGGCAGCCGCGCCTGGGGCTTCGCGTCGCCGGATAGCGACTACGACATCCGCTTCATCTTCGTGCGGCCGGAGAAGTCCTACCTGTCCGTGCTCGACGGCAATGAGTCCATCGACCTGCCGCTGGAAGGCGAACTCGATGCCGGTGGCTGGGATGTCCGCAAGGCGGTACGCTTGTTAGGAAAAAGCAATGGAGCCCTGGTCGAGTGGTTGCACTCGCCGGTGGTCTATCTCTGCGAGCCCGGATTCCGCGAGCGCTGGCAAACTACGGCACGCGCCGTATTTTCGCCCCGCGCCTCGCGCGACCATTATCACGGCCTCGCCAAGCAAATGGTGCTCGGGAAGCTGGAGGGCGAACAGGTGCGGGCGAAGGACTACCTCTATGCCCTCCGTTCCATCCTCTGCGCGCGCTGGATCGCAGATGGAAACGGAATTCCACCGGTGGCCTTCGCCGAACTCGTGCCAAGCGCACCGCCGGAGATCCAAGCCCTGATCCCCGGCCTGCTTGAGCACAAGGCACGCACCGCCGAAAGCGAGCGCATGCCGCGCGTGCCGGCGCTCGATGATTTCCTCGCCGCCTCGCTGGCAGAGCAGGTGGAGATCCCGGCGATCCCGCTCCAGCCGGAGCCTCTCGATGCGCTATTGCGTGCGGAGATTCGCCGGCCATCGCAGATCCTGAAGCCCGCTGATTTCACGCTGGATCGCGTGCGCCAGCATGACCTGTTACTACTCGATACCGTCGCTGGAAGCCAAGCCTATGGCACCGCCATCGCAGGCTCCGATGAGGACCGCCGCGGCGTCTTTGCCGCGCCGCGTTCGTTCTTGTTCGGACTCGATGCGATTGAGCAGGTCGCCGACGAACGCAGCGATCAGGTTTACTACGAGCTCGGCCATTTCGTGGCGCTGCTGTTGAAGAACAATCCCAACGCACTCGAACTGCTGGCGATGCCCGACGACTGCATCCGCCACCGGCACCCGCTATTCGAGTGGCTGAAACCGGAGATCTTCTTGTCGAAGCTCTGTGCGAAGACCTTCGGCGAATACGCCATGGGTCAGATCCGCAAGGCCCGCGGACTGAACAAGAAGATCGTGAATCCCGAGCCCGAGCAACGGCGTGCGATGCTGGATTTTTGCCACGTTCCGGAAGGCCAGGGCAGCACACAGGTGATCGAGTGGCTCGCCGCGCGCGGCATCAGCCCGCGGGAATGCGGCGTCACCGCCGTGCAGCACGCCGCAAGCATGTTCGCGATCTACCATGACCGCAGTAGCAGCGAGTTGCGCGGCCTCGTTTCGCCGAAGGACCCCGACACGCTCATCTTCAGCAGCGTGCCGAGGGAAGCCGTCCCCATCGGCTGGATGCACTTCAACCGCGATGCCTTCCAAGCCCATTGCAAGGCCCACCGCGAGTATTGGGAATGGGTCGGGCAGCGCAACGAAGAGCGCTACGCGACCAATGCCAGCCACGGCCGCGGCTACGACTCGAAGAACCTGATGCACACGCTGCGCCTGCTCGACATGGTCGGCGAAATCGCGACCGAGGGCGAACTGCGCGTCCGCCGCCCGAACCGCGACTACCTGCTGCGCGTCCGCTCCGGCGAGTTTGCCTACGAGGACCTCGTCGCCAAGGCGGAAGAGCAACTCGCCAATGTCCAGGTAGCGTTCGAGAAAAGCCCCTTGCCCGACCAACCGGACCGCGACCAAGTGAATGCCCTGCTGGTGGAGATCCGCGAAGCCTTTCAAGCCTGA
- the rlmN gene encoding 23S rRNA (adenine(2503)-C(2))-methyltransferase RlmN: MLPALTGYDPAALEAYLAAEGQPAFRAGQILDWIWKKKAASVDAMSNLPAALREKLSSSFRLHALDHSQTQGSGDTTRKFLFKLHDGRYVESVLIPANPALYGEKSDRRTLCVSSQVGCAYGCKFCASGLAGFSRNLEAAEIAGQVLMAERLSGERVDNLVFMGMGEPLANLDNLLASISIITSPWGLHLGARHLTISTSGLVPQIRKLAEHPQQIRLAISLHGATDDVRGQIMPVNKKWGTAELFDALDYWNSRKKQHLTLEYILIEGVNDDLEQARILATHARRLTAKVNLIPYNTVEGLDWKRPSEDRCRAFRDILKNAGVSATLRLEKGHDIDAACGQLRLKQETEEGIIEAPMKRK; the protein is encoded by the coding sequence GTGCTCCCCGCGTTGACCGGTTACGATCCCGCTGCCTTGGAGGCCTATCTGGCCGCCGAGGGGCAGCCTGCATTCCGGGCGGGGCAGATCCTTGACTGGATCTGGAAGAAGAAGGCCGCGTCAGTCGATGCGATGAGCAACCTGCCAGCCGCGCTGCGCGAAAAGCTCTCCTCGTCGTTTCGACTCCACGCACTGGACCACTCGCAGACGCAGGGGAGCGGTGACACGACCCGCAAGTTCCTCTTCAAGCTCCACGACGGCCGCTACGTCGAGAGCGTGCTGATCCCCGCGAACCCCGCGCTTTACGGCGAGAAGTCCGACCGGCGTACCCTGTGCGTGTCGTCGCAGGTCGGCTGCGCTTATGGCTGCAAATTCTGCGCCTCCGGCCTGGCGGGTTTCTCGCGGAATCTGGAAGCCGCGGAAATCGCCGGCCAGGTGTTGATGGCGGAGCGCCTTTCCGGCGAGCGTGTCGATAACCTCGTCTTCATGGGCATGGGCGAGCCTCTGGCGAACCTCGACAACCTGCTCGCCTCCATCTCGATCATCACCTCGCCCTGGGGCCTGCACCTCGGCGCGCGGCACCTGACGATTTCCACCTCTGGTCTCGTCCCGCAGATCCGGAAGCTCGCCGAGCACCCGCAGCAGATCCGCCTAGCCATCTCCTTGCACGGCGCGACAGACGACGTTCGCGGCCAGATCATGCCGGTGAACAAGAAGTGGGGCACCGCCGAGCTTTTCGACGCACTCGACTACTGGAACTCCCGCAAGAAGCAGCACCTGACGCTGGAATACATCCTAATCGAGGGCGTGAATGACGACCTCGAGCAAGCGCGCATCCTGGCGACCCACGCGCGGCGCTTGACGGCGAAGGTGAACCTGATCCCTTACAACACCGTCGAGGGCCTCGACTGGAAGCGCCCGTCGGAAGACCGGTGCCGAGCCTTCCGCGACATCCTGAAAAACGCCGGTGTCTCGGCCACCCTGCGCCTCGAAAAAGGCCACGACATCGACGCCGCCTGCGGCCAGCTCCGGCTGAAGCAGGAAACGGAAGAGGGCATCATCGAGGCTCCGATGAAGCGGAAATAG
- a CDS encoding metallophosphoesterase family protein, producing the protein MVTRRKLLKNSLLAAPAFVLPLGAAEKGASKLRIGIITDVHKDLVPDADERLQSFIDLMNKESVDAVMQLGDFCTPKPANQAFLDIFNGFRGPRYHVIGNHDTDGGFKREQTMAFWGMKRRYDSFDLGGYHFIVLDANDRPADWKGGYPRTIAADQVEWLRKNLEATRLNTFIFSHQSLERPDCITNQDEVRAVLEAAKTTDGKCKVAGCFNGHWHIDHSRVIGGIPYVHINSASYYYMGGVRNDSVDPALAKKFPILVASANYDGPLYTVLEIDPAAGTFAIRGMESKWRGKSPQEIAPTRTKEEDTWAQPTITAGQWKVI; encoded by the coding sequence ATGGTCACCCGCCGAAAACTCCTGAAGAATTCGTTGCTCGCCGCTCCCGCCTTTGTGCTTCCCCTCGGGGCCGCGGAAAAGGGCGCGAGCAAGCTCCGCATTGGCATCATCACGGACGTCCACAAGGACCTCGTGCCCGATGCGGATGAAAGGCTCCAGTCCTTCATCGACCTTATGAACAAGGAGTCGGTGGACGCGGTGATGCAGCTAGGCGATTTCTGCACTCCCAAGCCGGCGAACCAAGCGTTCCTCGACATCTTTAATGGCTTCCGCGGTCCGCGATACCACGTGATAGGAAACCACGACACCGACGGCGGCTTCAAGCGCGAACAAACCATGGCGTTCTGGGGAATGAAGCGCCGCTACGATTCCTTCGACCTCGGGGGCTATCACTTCATCGTGCTCGACGCCAATGACCGCCCCGCGGATTGGAAGGGCGGCTATCCGAGGACCATCGCCGCCGATCAGGTGGAGTGGCTGCGCAAGAATCTCGAGGCCACCCGTCTCAATACCTTCATCTTCTCGCATCAGAGTCTTGAACGTCCGGACTGCATCACGAACCAGGACGAGGTTCGCGCGGTACTCGAAGCTGCCAAAACCACTGACGGCAAGTGCAAGGTCGCGGGTTGCTTCAATGGCCACTGGCACATCGACCACAGCCGCGTGATCGGCGGCATCCCCTACGTGCACATCAACTCTGCGTCCTATTACTACATGGGTGGTGTTAGGAACGACTCGGTGGACCCGGCGCTCGCCAAGAAATTCCCGATCCTCGTGGCGAGCGCGAATTATGATGGTCCGCTATACACCGTGCTGGAGATCGATCCGGCCGCCGGAACCTTCGCCATCCGCGGCATGGAATCGAAGTGGCGCGGAAAGTCCCCGCAGGAGATTGCCCCGACGCGGACGAAAGAGGAGGACACATGGGCGCAGCCCACGATTACGGCCGGGCAGTGGAAGGTCATTTGA
- the typA gene encoding translational GTPase TypA, which yields MSLKIRNLAIIAHVDHGKTTLVDQLLQAGGTYRDNQAQQERAMDSMDLEKEKGITIKAKNTAIHWEGYTINIVDTPGHADFGAEVERVMKMVDGVLLVVDASGGPQAQTRFVLRKAMQEGLKPIVVVNKIDRPLATPMKVHDQVLELLLDLDADEDQFNAPFCYGSARDGYFMDHPEDERKDCVPLLKKIIEHIPEPKADPDAPFLMLVSNIEWDDYVGRVAVGKVLGGSVKKGDTIFLLRQDGTKVQSKVMKTFTYSGLATADSEGCGAGGIVGIAAGIENVDIGETIAGSADQVPLPFVAIDPPTVSMQFSINDGPLAGKEGKHVTSRAIRERLMRELKTNISITVEDTELSGVFNVSARGAMQIAVLVEQMRREGFEVLVSRPVVIYRRDDHGKLLEPFETLYVEAPGDYTQGILKILMNRKGMMEHMDTEASGRVFIQAHIPTRGLIGFETELVNLTSGHGIMSHLFKEYGPHAGDIQNRTTGTLVSMDSGTATPYSLQMLEERGVLFVAPGDAVYEGMLVGENPRVGDLPVNPVKEKHLDNMRSSGKDKTSKLTPAIRFSLERAIEYIDADELVEATPQNIRLRKRILDANARKRAAKGPNVEDRSNRG from the coding sequence ATGTCCTTGAAGATCCGCAATCTCGCCATTATCGCCCACGTTGACCATGGGAAAACCACCCTCGTCGATCAGCTTCTCCAAGCTGGCGGCACCTACCGCGACAACCAGGCGCAGCAGGAGCGCGCGATGGACTCGATGGACCTCGAAAAGGAAAAGGGCATCACCATCAAGGCGAAGAACACGGCCATCCACTGGGAAGGCTACACCATCAATATCGTCGATACCCCGGGTCACGCCGACTTCGGCGCCGAGGTGGAACGCGTGATGAAGATGGTCGATGGCGTGCTGCTCGTCGTGGATGCCTCCGGCGGCCCGCAGGCCCAGACCCGCTTCGTGCTGCGCAAGGCGATGCAGGAAGGCCTCAAGCCGATCGTGGTGGTCAACAAGATCGACCGCCCGCTCGCCACCCCGATGAAGGTGCACGACCAGGTCCTCGAACTCCTCCTCGACCTGGATGCGGATGAAGATCAGTTCAATGCTCCCTTCTGCTACGGCTCCGCCCGCGACGGCTACTTCATGGATCACCCGGAAGACGAGCGGAAGGATTGCGTGCCTCTGCTCAAGAAGATCATCGAGCATATCCCCGAACCGAAGGCCGATCCGGATGCTCCCTTCCTGATGCTCGTTTCGAACATCGAGTGGGATGATTACGTCGGCCGTGTCGCCGTCGGCAAGGTCCTCGGCGGCAGCGTCAAGAAGGGCGACACCATTTTCCTCCTCCGCCAGGATGGCACCAAGGTGCAGTCCAAGGTGATGAAGACCTTCACCTACTCCGGCCTCGCCACCGCTGACTCGGAAGGCTGCGGCGCAGGCGGCATCGTCGGCATCGCCGCCGGTATCGAAAACGTGGACATCGGCGAGACTATCGCTGGCTCGGCCGATCAGGTGCCGCTTCCTTTCGTCGCCATTGACCCGCCGACGGTGTCGATGCAGTTCTCGATCAACGACGGCCCCCTCGCCGGCAAGGAAGGCAAGCACGTCACCTCCCGCGCCATCCGCGAGCGCCTGATGCGCGAGCTGAAGACCAACATCTCCATCACCGTGGAAGATACCGAGCTCTCCGGCGTCTTCAATGTCTCCGCCCGTGGCGCGATGCAGATCGCCGTGCTGGTCGAGCAGATGCGCCGCGAAGGCTTCGAAGTCCTCGTTTCCCGTCCGGTCGTGATCTACCGCCGCGACGATCACGGCAAGCTGCTCGAACCCTTCGAGACCCTCTACGTGGAGGCCCCCGGCGACTACACCCAGGGCATCCTCAAGATCCTCATGAACCGCAAGGGCATGATGGAGCACATGGACACCGAGGCCAGCGGCCGCGTCTTCATCCAGGCGCACATCCCGACCCGCGGTCTGATCGGTTTCGAAACCGAACTGGTCAACCTGACCTCAGGCCACGGCATCATGAGCCACCTTTTCAAGGAATACGGCCCGCACGCCGGCGATATCCAGAACCGCACGACCGGCACGCTGGTCTCGATGGATTCCGGCACTGCCACGCCTTACTCGCTGCAGATGCTCGAGGAGCGCGGCGTCCTTTTCGTTGCTCCCGGCGATGCCGTCTATGAAGGCATGCTGGTCGGTGAAAACCCGCGAGTCGGCGACCTGCCGGTGAACCCGGTCAAGGAGAAGCACCTGGATAACATGCGCTCCTCCGGCAAGGACAAGACCTCCAAGCTGACCCCGGCCATCCGCTTCTCGCTCGAGCGCGCGATCGAATACATCGACGCCGACGAACTGGTGGAAGCCACGCCGCAGAACATTCGACTGCGCAAGCGCATCCTCGACGCCAACGCCCGCAAGCGCGCGGCCAAGGGCCCGAATGTCGAAGACCGCAGCAACCGCGGTTGA
- a CDS encoding TetR/AcrR family transcriptional regulator encodes MESSKPASAIGRPRAFDADRALDRAVRVFWEKGYEGASMADLTEAMGINRPSLYAAFGNKESLFRKALIRYCEGPASYVTLALEAPTAREAAEKLLAGAVNVLSDPENPCGCLSIQSALVCGDEATPVKQELVTVRCDTLRSIEDRFAKAKEEGEFSADVDTKRLARYLSTVIQGLAVQAASRATGCELKGVAEQAMMAWPG; translated from the coding sequence ATGGAATCCTCGAAACCCGCTTCTGCCATCGGTCGCCCGCGCGCCTTCGACGCCGACCGGGCGCTCGACCGGGCGGTGCGCGTCTTTTGGGAGAAGGGCTACGAGGGGGCCTCGATGGCTGACCTCACCGAGGCGATGGGAATCAACCGTCCCAGTCTCTACGCGGCCTTCGGCAACAAGGAATCGCTGTTCCGCAAGGCACTCATTCGCTACTGCGAAGGCCCGGCATCCTACGTGACACTGGCGCTGGAAGCCCCGACGGCGCGAGAGGCGGCCGAAAAGCTATTGGCGGGAGCGGTGAACGTTTTGAGCGATCCGGAGAACCCTTGCGGATGCCTCTCGATCCAAAGCGCGCTCGTCTGCGGCGATGAAGCGACACCGGTGAAGCAGGAACTCGTGACGGTGCGTTGCGATACCTTGCGCTCGATCGAGGATCGGTTCGCGAAGGCGAAGGAGGAGGGTGAATTCAGTGCTGACGTGGACACGAAGCGGCTGGCCCGCTACCTTTCGACGGTGATCCAAGGGCTGGCGGTGCAGGCCGCCAGCCGTGCGACCGGGTGCGAGTTGAAGGGGGTCGCCGAGCAGGCGATGATGGCTTGGCCGGGCTGA
- the trxA gene encoding thioredoxin, translating to MKSIALTNDTFDAALAGTDQPVLVDFWAEWCGPCKMIGPVVEEIAVEQDGKALVAKVDVDAAPELARRFGIKAIPTLIVFKNGEPVSVFRGVQDKAVLTAALAA from the coding sequence ATGAAAAGCATCGCACTTACCAATGACACCTTCGATGCCGCCCTCGCCGGCACCGATCAGCCCGTCCTTGTGGACTTCTGGGCCGAATGGTGCGGCCCATGCAAAATGATCGGCCCCGTGGTCGAGGAAATCGCCGTCGAACAGGACGGCAAGGCCCTCGTCGCCAAGGTCGACGTCGATGCCGCGCCGGAACTCGCGCGCCGCTTCGGCATCAAGGCGATCCCGACGCTGATCGTTTTCAAGAACGGCGAGCCGGTGAGCGTCTTCCGCGGCGTGCAGGACAAGGCCGTTCTGACCGCCGCCCTGGCCGCCTGA
- a CDS encoding MFS transporter, translating to MASSQGGRSILPIVLLSAAGFTVLTTEFVIVGLLPAMARDLGVSVSRAGLLVTLFAFTVAVVGPPLTASFSRFERKRLFVSTLLLFALSNVLAAVAPNFGIMAFARFIPAVMLPVFWALASETAVAITGPERAGKAISMVSFGIVAATIFGIPIGTLVGDAFGWRVAFASLAVLALVKAALLFFFLPSIQGKKGAASVASQMGILRDPVIAGHVLLSLLVFAGMFTAYTYLADILERLGGFDGATVGWILMGFGGVGMIGNWLGGRLVDRSPLGASIAFSAPIALAMIVLVPVVHSFVMLAVVLAIWGIAQAALFTVSHVRVMKSASANAALGASLNISGANMGIGLGAILGGWVIDGFGLPHVGWAAAGVIGLSIAAALVLMSAKSPVPVATPCPEGE from the coding sequence ATGGCTTCATCCCAAGGCGGGCGCTCGATCCTGCCGATCGTCCTTCTCTCCGCCGCGGGCTTCACCGTTCTGACCACGGAATTCGTCATCGTCGGACTGCTGCCTGCGATGGCGCGCGATCTGGGCGTCAGCGTGTCGCGCGCCGGGCTGCTGGTCACCTTGTTCGCCTTCACAGTGGCGGTGGTCGGCCCGCCTCTCACGGCCTCGTTTTCGCGCTTCGAGCGCAAGCGGCTGTTCGTCAGCACGCTGCTGTTGTTCGCCCTCTCCAATGTCCTCGCCGCAGTCGCCCCGAATTTTGGGATCATGGCCTTTGCCCGCTTCATCCCCGCGGTGATGCTGCCGGTCTTCTGGGCACTCGCAAGTGAAACCGCGGTTGCCATCACCGGTCCGGAGCGTGCCGGGAAAGCGATTTCGATGGTCTCCTTTGGCATTGTCGCCGCCACGATCTTCGGCATTCCGATCGGCACCTTGGTTGGCGATGCCTTCGGCTGGCGCGTGGCTTTTGCCTCGTTGGCTGTGTTGGCGTTGGTGAAGGCGGCACTCCTGTTCTTCTTCCTCCCCTCCATCCAGGGGAAGAAGGGCGCCGCTTCCGTGGCCTCGCAAATGGGCATCCTCCGCGATCCGGTCATTGCCGGTCACGTCCTGCTCTCCCTGCTCGTCTTCGCGGGCATGTTCACGGCCTACACCTACCTCGCCGACATCCTTGAGCGACTCGGAGGCTTCGATGGCGCGACGGTTGGCTGGATCCTGATGGGCTTCGGCGGAGTCGGCATGATCGGCAACTGGCTCGGCGGCCGCCTCGTGGACCGCAGTCCGCTCGGCGCTTCCATCGCCTTCAGCGCGCCGATCGCGCTCGCGATGATCGTGTTGGTGCCTGTCGTGCATTCATTCGTCATGCTCGCCGTGGTTCTCGCGATCTGGGGCATCGCACAGGCTGCGCTTTTCACGGTCTCCCACGTCCGGGTCATGAAATCCGCCTCCGCCAACGCGGCGCTCGGCGCTTCCTTGAACATCTCGGGGGCGAACATGGGCATCGGGCTCGGCGCCATCCTCGGCGGCTGGGTGATCGACGGCTTCGGACTCCCGCACGTCGGCTGGGCGGCAGCAGGTGTCATCGGCTTGTCGATCGCCGCGGCCCTCGTGCTGATGTCGGCAAAGTCACCGGTCCCTGTCGCGACGCCTTGCCCCGAAGGCGAGTGA
- a CDS encoding leucine-rich repeat-containing protein kinase family protein, which yields MSADTLTLLRAGKLDGTRRLDLSCGLTDFPREIFDLAESLEILNLTGNRLSDLPADLPRLKKLRILFCSENDFHHLPPVLAECAGLSMLGFKSNRIERVEALPPSLRWLILTDNRIAAIPPSIGNCQPLQKLMLSGNRLESLPDEMAACTNLELVRLAANRFRSLPDWLFRMPKLAWLAFAGNPFVEEPTAAAAEIAWADLALEEKLGEGASGVIHRAVQLSSGRPVAVKIFKGAMTSDGLPASEMAAYLAAGGHSNAIPILGKIGGHPDQAQGLVMEWIDLDFTSLAGPPSLESCTRDVYPMEASYPLPVVIRIARGMASVAMMLHSKGIMHGDFYAHNVLRNAEGSCLLGDFGAASFHSGLPGLEQIEVRAFGCLLQELLDRCESDCGGLRELQQRCLLEDVRARPSFVTILRELDDFA from the coding sequence ATGTCCGCGGACACACTGACCCTCCTCCGCGCTGGCAAACTCGATGGCACCCGACGGCTCGACCTCTCCTGCGGGCTAACCGACTTCCCACGCGAGATTTTCGACCTCGCCGAGTCGTTGGAGATTCTCAATCTAACCGGCAATCGGCTTTCCGATCTCCCCGCCGATCTGCCGCGGCTGAAGAAACTGCGGATCTTGTTTTGCTCGGAGAACGACTTCCACCACCTGCCGCCGGTGCTCGCCGAGTGCGCCGGTCTCTCGATGCTCGGCTTCAAGTCGAACCGGATCGAGCGTGTCGAGGCCCTGCCGCCGTCGCTGCGCTGGCTGATCCTCACCGATAACCGGATCGCCGCTATACCCCCCTCCATCGGCAACTGCCAGCCGCTCCAGAAGCTGATGCTTTCCGGCAATCGGCTGGAAAGCTTGCCGGATGAAATGGCCGCCTGCACCAACCTCGAACTCGTCCGCCTCGCCGCGAACCGCTTCCGGTCTCTGCCGGATTGGCTATTCCGGATGCCGAAACTCGCTTGGCTCGCCTTTGCTGGGAATCCCTTCGTCGAAGAGCCGACGGCCGCCGCGGCGGAGATCGCGTGGGCCGACCTCGCCTTGGAGGAGAAGCTCGGCGAGGGGGCGTCGGGCGTCATTCACCGGGCAGTACAATTGTCCAGCGGACGCCCCGTGGCGGTGAAGATTTTCAAAGGAGCCATGACCAGCGATGGGCTTCCCGCCAGCGAGATGGCGGCTTATCTTGCGGCGGGGGGGCATTCCAATGCGATTCCTATACTCGGCAAGATTGGCGGGCATCCGGATCAGGCGCAGGGGCTGGTGATGGAATGGATCGACCTGGATTTCACGAGTCTTGCTGGCCCGCCCAGCCTCGAAAGCTGCACGCGCGATGTGTATCCCATGGAAGCAAGCTATCCGCTGCCCGTGGTTATTCGCATCGCCCGCGGCATGGCTTCGGTGGCGATGATGCTGCATTCAAAGGGAATCATGCACGGGGACTTCTATGCCCACAACGTGCTGCGGAATGCGGAAGGAAGCTGTCTGCTCGGCGACTTCGGGGCGGCGTCGTTTCACTCCGGACTGCCCGGCTTGGAGCAGATCGAAGTGCGGGCCTTTGGCTGCCTGCTGCAGGAGTTGCTGGATCGTTGCGAGTCCGATTGCGGCGGGTTGCGCGAGCTGCAGCAACGTTGCCTGTTAGAAGATGTCAGGGCCCGGCCTTCGTTTGTCACGATCCTCCGGGAGCTGGACGACTTCGCATAG
- a CDS encoding PIN domain-containing protein, which produces MLSIDTNLLFFGYAADRPEHETARDWLESLVSRKDVVLSEFILVEFYNLLRNPAVLKRPLGAGEATEMIQIYRSHPYWKIVGFPRDSRRMHDELWTLAATPGLPRRRIFDARQAYALLHHGVRSFATANVKDFEGLGFERVWNPLLKKA; this is translated from the coding sequence ATGCTTTCCATCGATACCAACCTGCTGTTCTTCGGCTATGCCGCCGACCGGCCAGAGCACGAAACAGCGCGCGATTGGTTGGAAAGCCTTGTCTCTCGCAAGGACGTCGTCTTGTCGGAGTTCATTTTGGTGGAGTTCTACAACCTGCTGCGGAACCCGGCCGTACTGAAACGACCGCTCGGAGCCGGAGAAGCGACCGAGATGATCCAGATCTACCGCTCCCATCCTTATTGGAAAATTGTCGGCTTCCCGCGCGACAGCCGGCGCATGCACGATGAGCTGTGGACGCTGGCGGCGACACCGGGGCTGCCGCGCCGCCGGATCTTCGATGCACGGCAGGCCTACGCGCTGCTCCACCACGGCGTGAGATCTTTCGCCACGGCGAACGTGAAGGACTTCGAAGGCCTCGGCTTCGAACGGGTATGGAATCCGCTGCTGAAGAAAGCCTGA